The Buteo buteo chromosome 1, bButBut1.hap1.1, whole genome shotgun sequence sequence ACTGTATATAGATGTATTCACTAAGTGCTGCATGTCCTTCAGAACTTCTTTCTGTAttatgaactggaaaaaaaaaaatacagctactGAACACTCTGAGTAACTAGTGAATTCATTGAAACACTACAGCCTTGTACAGCAAACCATCTCTTGCTATACAGGTGGCTCTGGAGCTGACAACCAGGGACTATCTGCTTAATAATGGGTTAATTATTAGTGAACCTTTTGAAGCTACTGCTAGAAGCAACTGCTTTTCATACACTTGCTGGAGTATCCACTTTGTAGAGAAAACCTCCGGTCTAGCCCTTAGCGAAACCAGACACTAGTTGCATTGTACACTCCAAAGAGACTCTATGATAAATCCTTGGGTTTGCTCCATATATACACATGATCAGCATGAGGTATAATTAGGCTTAAAGactaaaaacaagaaaatactcAGAATTGGCTGCTGGAGGGTATAGTGTAGGACCCAAAGAATATATTCTACTACTCAAAAACCAACCCAGGCTACAAAATGTGAGTCCTGTAATGAAGTTTGGTGgctaatacatttttatatcagTTATAAAAACTGCATGTAGCCATGaaacactgttttggttttttttttttctatgctctCTAGCATGGAGATATGGCAACAGCTTATCTGGTACTGTGACAGGCAGCAATACTGAAACAGACCctgctctcctttctccccttccccaaggAGACTCCATTCAGTGACCTACCAATAAGTATGGGCATAGCAAAATGCATCCTGGGGTTATTTaagtgtgtttcttttaaaaattttaagattaaataTGTTGAATTATTCACTTTTAGTGATGTTTAGACTATTCATCCATGTATGTATGTTACACACAACCACAGGAAACCAACAGACGTCAGAACATGTAGGTGACCAGCTGGACCTCTGCTAAGTAAAATACCAATTGCAGCTCAAGATGATCTTGAATATTCCTTTATTTTGGCCACTGATACTCACAATTCTCATCAGATTATATGCATATGTTTATTTAGAAAAGCAACAGGTATTACAGATTTATGTTCTAAAATTCAGACCATATGACATGTACCACCACCTCTTTCCTAGAGTTatgcaaaaatgaaaccaaGATTTCTACACACGAAGATTCGTGCGATCATGATACTTCTGGTAGGGATCATTAACGtaccagtttcttcttttccagaagGAAGTGGTCATTTTGTCAAGGAGTTTACATTGTGTTCTAGTGCACAACACCAGCTCTCTCAAACGCTTTCTCTGGGCGGCTGACTTCTTCCAGAGTTTCTTCTTATAACCAGCctgtcagaagaaaatacacaaaaggCATTTAAGTGGGTCACtgcaaatacatacatacagcaATACTGATAAGCAAACCAGGACAAATTCCCCACTGTCAGTAAGATGGGAGTGTCTCTACAGAGCTTTTTTAAACTTCCCTACTAGCTACTACCCTGtaatggaaggaaaacaattAGTCCACTGATTGTAAAGGACACGCTTTTATCACAAAGAAAAGTCCTTACCTTTCTCCTAACCCAAAGGCCATTGTGCAGCCGGAGAAACCTATCGATGACAGCCTTCACAGTTTTCCTCTTCCCATTCCGTAAGCTACAGTAAGTGAGAGTCCTCACTGGCTGTTGAAGTATACTTGGAAGTAGAGATGTGACACTAAAAACCACCCCAGAAacagggtgggggaaaaaaaaaaaaaaacaaaccaggatTGAAACATCTTTTTATAAAAGTAATCACTGGATTTTccacacacagagaaatcaCAAGTGGCTGTGGCTCGTTGGAAGGTCAACAAGAAATGAGCTAACATTACAGCACACCACTTAA is a genomic window containing:
- the MRPL35 gene encoding large ribosomal subunit protein bL35m, with translation MAAAAAAARGAVAGIVGRWASWAARCPGAGSALSGRCVRLVRVPAAAPLWKPRVLWGNLSGGGTPPVLSSVTSLLPSILQQPVRTLTYCSLRNGKRKTVKAVIDRFLRLHNGLWVRRKAGYKKKLWKKSAAQRKRLRELVLCTRTQCKLLDKMTTSFWKRRNWYVNDPYQKYHDRTNLRV